The following are encoded in a window of Pygocentrus nattereri isolate fPygNat1 chromosome 5, fPygNat1.pri, whole genome shotgun sequence genomic DNA:
- the nkx6.2 gene encoding homeobox protein Nkx-6.2 translates to MLAVGQMDANRQSAFVLSSTPLAALHNMTEMKSSLFPYALQNPAGFKAPASLSALNSQIPLGTPHGISDILGRPIGAAGQLLSGFPRIGGLAGSAGMYLNPAAMARCPKPLAELPGRAPIFWPGVMQGSPWRDPRVPCPAQTNLMLDKDGKKKHSRPTFSGQQIFALEKTFEQTKYLAGPERARLAYSLGMTESQVKVWFQNRRTKWRKKHAAEMATAKKKHDSETEKMKESSDNEDDDEYNKPLDPNSDDEKITRLLKKHKASSVALVSPCSNSSDAL, encoded by the exons ATGTTAGCTGTGGGGCAAATGGATGCTAACAGGCAGAGCGCTTTCGTGCTAAGCAGCACGCCGCTGGCCGCGCTGCACAACATGACCGAGATGAAGAGCTCGCTGTTCCCGTACGCGCTGCAGAACCCGGCCGGCTTCAAGGCTCCGGCCTCGCTCTCCGCACTGAACTCGCAGATCCCGCTGGGGACGCCGCACGGGATTAGCGACATCCTCGGCCGCCCAATCGGCGCGGCGGGACAGCTGCTCTCCGGCTTCCCCCGGATCGGCGGCCTGGCGGGCTCGGCGGGGATGTACCTGAACCCCGCAGCCATGGCTAGATGCCCCAAACCCCTGGCAGAACTGCCCGGCCGCGCGCCCATATTCTGGCCCGGAGTGATGCAGGGCTCCCCGTGGAGGGACCCGAGAGTGCCCTGTCCAG CACAAACGAACTTAATGCTGGACAAAGACGGCAAGAAGAAACACTCCAGGCCCACTTTCTCAGGACAGCAGATTTTCGCCCTGGAGAAAACTTTCGAGCAGACCAAATACCTGGCCGGTCCGGAGAGAGCGCGGCTCGCCTACTCACTGGGAATGACCGAGAGCCAAGTGAAG GTGTGGTTTCAGAACCGCAGGACCAAGTGGAGGAAGAAGCATGCAGCAGAAATGGCCACAGCCAAGAAGAAGCATGACTCTGAGACGGAGAAGATGAAGGAGAGCTCAGACAACGAGGACGATGATGAGTACAACAAACCTCTGGACCCCAACTCAGACGATGAAAAAATCACGAGACTGCTTAAAAAGCACAAAGCCTCGAGTGTTGCCCTTGTCAGCCCGTGCAGCAACAGCTCGGATGCGTTGTGA